In a single window of the Sphingobium cloacae genome:
- the groES gene encoding co-chaperone GroES, which yields MHFRPLHDRVVVRRIEAEEKTSGGIIIPDTAKEKPQEGEVVAVGPGARDDNGNLIELAVKAGDRVLFGKWSGTEVKIDGEDLLIMKESDILGVIDNVVPLKQAA from the coding sequence ATGCATTTCCGCCCCTTGCACGACCGTGTGGTCGTCCGCCGCATTGAAGCCGAGGAAAAAACCTCGGGCGGCATCATCATCCCCGACACCGCCAAGGAAAAGCCGCAGGAAGGCGAAGTCGTCGCCGTCGGTCCCGGCGCGCGCGATGACAACGGCAATCTCATCGAACTCGCCGTGAAAGCCGGCGACCGGGTCCTTTTCGGCAAATGGTCGGGGACCGAGGTCAAGATCGACGGCGAGGACCTGCTCATCATGAAGGAAAGCGACATCCTCGGCGTGATCGACAATGTCGTCCCGCTCAAGCAGGCGGCCTAG